In the Panulirus ornatus isolate Po-2019 chromosome 45, ASM3632096v1, whole genome shotgun sequence genome, one interval contains:
- the LOC139762984 gene encoding uncharacterized protein isoform X4, whose translation MHSQPITLMLVWSGPVIFPELRVSGTTTIDQTVNIRNPLEGSSANQSLEEYVAAVSELQTEVQLLKDALPTVLYHSGQQAITGFINAASLTVDNAHFDELTLHKVDDTWFMLVANDYDPEDFLDPYTVTSEVFAWNSFPESFTVVAEYVADHTTSGMFMTSNLPVKESFCTLAQLKVADHPHFEDNVKYTAGVLVYRYNKVTKNFEMFQHLTAYGVVDQAVLQCG comes from the exons gtatggagtgggccagtcatcttcccagaactaagagtgagtggaacaactaccattgatcagactgttaacatcaggaaccccttagaagggagctcagccaatcaatccttggaggaatatgttgcagctgtaagcgagcttcag acagaggtacagcttctgaaggatgcccttcctacagtgttgtaccactccggccagcaagctatcactggatttataaatgctgcatccctcactgttgataatgcccattttgatgaactgactttacataag GTTGATGACACTTGGTTCATGTTGGTGGCTAATGACTATGATCCTGAAGACTTTCTTGACCCATACACTGTAACATCAGAGGTCTTTGCCTGGAACAGTTTCCCAGAATCG TTTACTGTAGTGGCAGAATATGTggcagaccacaccacctctgggatgtTCATGACATCCAACCTTCCAGTCAAGGAAAGTTTCTGTACGTTAGCTCAGCTTAAGGTTGCAGACCATCCCCACTTTGAAGACAATGTAAAGTACACAGCAGGAGTCTTG GTATACCGATACAATAAAGTGACGAagaattttgaaatgttccaaCATTTGACTGCTTATGGAGTGGTTGACCAGGCAGTGCTTCAGTGTGGATAA